In Janthinobacterium rivuli, a single genomic region encodes these proteins:
- the prsK gene encoding XrtA/PEP-CTERM system histidine kinase PrsK gives MRQQSDWLAAADAAALSHGLASLAFFVLALLLISNWRARQNVRALLVACLATGGWATGTVVLVLLGQRTALAGDALELLRTLAWLVFLLLLIEPSRPRLRLLLAGIVLTALAPWLLSMASSWLALPLPARIIASVCRLLLAVLGMLLVEQWYRNTPPLKRWGIKFACLGVGGLFAYDFYLYSDALLFRTINDDIWAARGIVDALCAPLLAVSAARNPGWALGLSVSRQMLYRSAALLGSAIYLLAMAASAYYLRYFGGTWGSFMQMAYLGGAALLLAGVLFSGSLRAKLKVYINKNFYNAIFDYREEWLRFTRALSEDGPALGERTIQAMAQLVESRAGALWILREQGQFAPAASWNWPPGTWSEPALGPLCQFLEARQWVIDVPDCQQNPRQYGGLRLPPALLALPDVWLLVPLMLHGQLFAFVALARPRTRIGLNWEIRDVLKIAGSQAASYLAHRESLDTLTVARQFDSFNRMSTFIVHDLKNLVFQLSLLLSNAEKHRANPAFQEDMLGTLDHSVQKMKTLLQKLARGEAPEAPAPLQLDGLLRQAVAAKASLAPAPRLEIVDGELTVLANRARLERVLGHLIQNAIEATASDGKVAVRLRRVQHTAVVELDDTGQGMSEQFIRDRLFTPFDTTKTAGMGIGVFESREYLREVGGSLEVRSEPQVGTTFRVILPLHAAMGSDPPGHTPDFRCSTR, from the coding sequence ATGCGGCAGCAGTCGGACTGGCTGGCGGCGGCCGACGCGGCGGCCCTCAGCCATGGCCTGGCATCGCTGGCTTTCTTTGTGCTGGCGCTGCTGCTCATCAGCAACTGGCGCGCGCGGCAAAACGTGCGCGCCTTGCTGGTCGCCTGCCTGGCGACGGGCGGCTGGGCGACGGGCACGGTGGTGCTGGTGCTGCTGGGACAGCGCACCGCGCTGGCCGGCGATGCGCTCGAATTGCTGCGCACCCTGGCCTGGCTGGTGTTTTTGCTGCTGCTGATCGAACCGTCGCGGCCCCGTTTGCGCCTGCTGCTGGCCGGCATCGTCCTCACGGCGCTGGCGCCGTGGCTGCTCTCGATGGCCTCATCGTGGCTGGCGCTGCCTTTGCCGGCGCGCATCATCGCCAGTGTCTGCCGGCTGCTGCTGGCCGTGCTGGGCATGTTGCTGGTGGAACAGTGGTACCGCAACACGCCCCCGTTGAAACGCTGGGGCATCAAGTTTGCGTGCCTGGGCGTGGGCGGCCTGTTCGCCTACGATTTTTATCTGTACAGCGACGCCTTGCTGTTTCGCACGATCAATGATGACATCTGGGCCGCGCGCGGCATCGTCGACGCCCTGTGCGCGCCGCTGCTGGCCGTCTCGGCCGCGCGCAATCCGGGCTGGGCGCTGGGCTTGTCCGTCTCGCGCCAGATGCTGTACCGCTCGGCCGCCTTGCTGGGCTCGGCCATCTATTTGCTGGCCATGGCGGCCAGCGCCTATTACTTGCGCTATTTCGGCGGCACCTGGGGTTCCTTCATGCAGATGGCTTACCTGGGCGGCGCGGCCCTGCTGCTGGCTGGTGTGCTGTTTTCCGGCAGCTTGCGCGCCAAGCTCAAGGTTTATATCAATAAAAATTTTTACAATGCCATCTTCGATTACCGCGAGGAATGGCTGAGATTTACGCGCGCGCTGTCCGAAGACGGGCCGGCCTTGGGCGAACGCACGATACAGGCCATGGCGCAGCTGGTGGAAAGCCGCGCCGGCGCGCTGTGGATCTTGCGCGAACAGGGGCAGTTCGCCCCGGCCGCCAGCTGGAACTGGCCGCCTGGCACGTGGAGCGAACCGGCGCTTGGCCCCCTGTGCCAGTTCCTCGAGGCACGCCAGTGGGTGATCGACGTGCCCGATTGCCAGCAAAACCCGCGCCAGTACGGCGGCTTGCGCTTGCCGCCGGCGCTGCTGGCGCTGCCCGACGTCTGGCTGCTGGTGCCCTTGATGCTGCATGGCCAGCTGTTCGCCTTCGTCGCGCTGGCGCGGCCCCGCACGCGCATCGGCCTGAACTGGGAAATCCGCGACGTGCTGAAAATTGCCGGCAGCCAGGCCGCCAGCTACCTGGCGCACCGCGAATCGCTCGATACCCTGACGGTGGCGCGCCAGTTCGACTCGTTCAACCGCATGTCCACTTTTATCGTGCACGACCTCAAAAACCTCGTGTTTCAGCTGTCATTGTTGTTAAGCAATGCTGAAAAACACCGCGCCAATCCCGCTTTCCAGGAAGACATGCTGGGCACCCTGGACCATTCCGTGCAAAAAATGAAGACCTTGCTGCAGAAACTGGCGCGTGGCGAAGCGCCGGAAGCGCCCGCGCCGCTGCAGCTGGACGGCTTGCTGCGCCAGGCCGTTGCCGCCAAGGCCAGCCTGGCGCCGGCGCCCCGGCTGGAAATCGTCGATGGCGAGCTGACGGTGCTGGCCAACCGCGCGCGCCTGGAACGGGTGCTGGGGCACTTGATCCAGAACGCCATCGAAGCGACGGCCAGCGACGGCAAGGTGGCCGTGCGGCTGCGGCGCGTGCAGCACACGGCCGTCGTCGAGCTCGACGATACGGGGCAGGGCATGAGCGAGCAATTCATCCGCGACCGTTTATTTACACCGTTCGACACGACCAAGACGGCGGGCATGGGCATTGGCGTGTTCGAAAGCCGAGAGTACCTGCGCGAAGTGGGTGGCAGCCTGGAAGTGCGCAGCGAGCCGCAAGTGGGCACGACGTTTCGCGTGATCTTGCCGCTGCATGCGGCCATGGGGTCTGACCCGCCGGGTCATACCCCAGATTTCCGCTGTTCTACCCGTTGA
- the prsR gene encoding PEP-CTERM-box response regulator transcription factor, producing MAKQKLLVIEDDPGLQKQLHWSFDGYEVLLAGEREAALALVRRHQPAVVTMDLGLPPDPDGATEGLATLQQILALAPDTKVIILSGNQERAHALKAIALGAYDFHQKPFEADMLGLVIARAFYLHAMQQENRRMLQTQADSPLAGIVSRDPGMLKLCRNVEKVAPSSASVMLLGDSGSGKELIARGLHALSSRHAQRFVAINCAAIPENLLESELFGYERGAFTGAARQTLGKIELAHGGTFFLDEIGDMPMGLQAKLLRFLQERVIERVGGRAEIAVDVRIVCATHQDLKVLAEQGRFREDLFYRLSEIVLRIPPLRERAGDAALLAHHFKNKFCASEGRSNLHFSAGALQLIESYGWPGNVREVENCIKRAVIMCDGPQIAADDLGLPASAQATPADESINLRQAREAAEYKVMVRALARADGNIARAAELLGVSRPTLYDLMGHHGIKSQLNS from the coding sequence ATGGCGAAACAAAAACTGCTGGTCATCGAAGACGATCCCGGCCTGCAAAAGCAGTTGCACTGGAGCTTTGACGGTTACGAGGTGCTGCTGGCGGGTGAGCGCGAGGCGGCGCTGGCGCTGGTGCGGCGCCACCAGCCGGCCGTCGTGACGATGGACCTGGGCTTGCCGCCCGACCCGGACGGTGCCACGGAAGGCCTGGCCACCCTGCAGCAAATCCTCGCGCTGGCGCCGGACACGAAAGTCATCATCCTGTCGGGCAACCAGGAGCGCGCGCATGCCTTGAAAGCCATCGCGCTGGGCGCCTACGATTTCCACCAGAAACCGTTCGAGGCCGACATGCTGGGCCTCGTCATCGCCCGCGCGTTTTATCTGCATGCGATGCAGCAGGAAAACCGCCGCATGCTGCAAACGCAGGCCGATTCTCCTTTGGCCGGCATCGTCAGCCGCGATCCGGGTATGCTGAAATTGTGCCGCAACGTGGAAAAAGTCGCGCCCTCATCGGCCAGCGTGATGCTGCTCGGTGATTCGGGCAGCGGCAAGGAACTGATCGCGCGGGGCCTGCACGCGCTGTCGAGCCGCCATGCGCAACGCTTTGTCGCCATCAATTGCGCAGCGATTCCCGAGAACCTGCTGGAAAGCGAGCTGTTCGGCTACGAGCGGGGGGCGTTTACGGGCGCGGCGCGGCAAACCTTGGGCAAGATCGAACTGGCCCACGGCGGCACCTTCTTTCTCGACGAGATCGGCGACATGCCGATGGGCCTGCAGGCGAAACTGCTGCGCTTCCTGCAGGAACGGGTCATCGAGCGCGTGGGCGGGCGCGCCGAGATCGCCGTCGACGTGCGCATCGTCTGCGCCACGCACCAGGATCTGAAGGTGCTGGCGGAACAGGGGCGTTTCCGCGAAGACCTGTTTTACCGCCTCAGCGAAATCGTCCTGCGCATTCCGCCGCTGCGCGAGCGGGCTGGCGATGCGGCCTTGCTGGCCCACCATTTCAAGAACAAGTTCTGCGCCAGCGAAGGGCGCAGCAACCTGCATTTCAGCGCGGGCGCGCTGCAGCTGATCGAAAGCTATGGCTGGCCCGGCAATGTGCGCGAAGTGGAAAACTGCATCAAGCGGGCCGTCATCATGTGCGACGGGCCACAGATCGCGGCCGATGACCTGGGCTTGCCCGCCAGCGCCCAGGCCACCCCCGCCGATGAATCCATCAATCTGCGTCAGGCGCGCGAAGCGGCCGAATACAAGGTGATGGTGCGCGCGCTGGCGCGGGCCGACGGCAATATCGCCAGGGCGGCCGAGCTGCTGGGCGTGAGCCGGCCCACCCTGTACGACCTGATGGGCCATCACGGCATCAAGTCGCAGCTTAATAGCTGA
- a CDS encoding hemerythrin domain-containing protein, translating into MNAITLLMQDHKAVKALFAQYEGLSDRSFATKKKLADEICQELTVHTQLEEEIFYPAVRRPIHDGDLMDEAVVEHASAKELIAQIAAMDPADDLYDAKVKVLSEQIEHHVKEEEGDMFPKVRETAVDLDALGQEMAARKEQLTGVAA; encoded by the coding sequence ATGAACGCGATCACATTATTGATGCAGGACCACAAGGCCGTCAAAGCCCTGTTTGCCCAGTATGAAGGCTTGAGCGACCGCTCATTTGCCACCAAGAAAAAGCTGGCCGACGAGATCTGCCAGGAACTCACCGTGCACACGCAACTGGAAGAAGAAATCTTCTATCCGGCCGTGCGCCGTCCCATCCACGATGGCGACCTGATGGATGAAGCCGTCGTCGAGCACGCCAGCGCCAAGGAGCTCATCGCGCAGATTGCCGCGATGGACCCGGCCGACGACCTGTACGACGCCAAGGTCAAGGTGCTGTCCGAGCAGATCGAGCACCACGTCAAGGAAGAAGAGGGCGACATGTTTCCCAAGGTGCGCGAGACGGCCGTCGACCTCGACGCGCTGGGCCAGGAAATGGCCGCGCGCAAGGAGCAACTGACGGGCGTGGCCGCCTGA
- a CDS encoding DUF1439 domain-containing protein, translating into MTLTAIRPLLKTAAIAAFACTVLAACSTLIGPRDVNVSLSKMQQGLERRFPIDKRVLSVLDVKLTRPQLSLQPERERVALSVDASVLPPFIRQSWRGSLSMSGRLVLDAQRNAVYLSEASVDKVTIDGMDESQQRQFAKVASLVADQLMHETPIYTFKPDELRYAGVQFVPTQIRTTGNGLTVTFEPVK; encoded by the coding sequence ATGACCTTGACCGCCATCCGCCCCTTGCTGAAAACCGCCGCGATCGCCGCCTTTGCTTGTACCGTGCTGGCTGCGTGTTCCACCCTGATCGGCCCGCGCGACGTGAATGTGTCGCTGAGCAAGATGCAGCAAGGCCTGGAGCGCCGCTTTCCCATCGACAAGCGTGTGCTGTCCGTGCTGGACGTCAAGCTGACCCGCCCGCAACTATCCTTGCAGCCCGAGCGCGAAAGAGTCGCCCTCAGCGTGGACGCCAGCGTCTTGCCGCCATTCATACGCCAGAGCTGGCGCGGCAGCCTGTCCATGTCGGGCCGCCTCGTGCTCGACGCCCAGCGCAATGCCGTCTACCTGAGCGAGGCGAGCGTGGACAAGGTCACCATCGACGGCATGGACGAGTCGCAGCAGCGCCAGTTCGCCAAGGTGGCCAGCCTGGTGGCCGACCAGCTCATGCATGAAACGCCCATCTACACCTTCAAACCCGACGAATTGCGTTACGCGGGCGTGCAATTCGTGCCGACGCAGATCAGGACCACGGGCAACGGCTTGACGGTGACGTTTGAGCCGGTGAAGTAA